TCATGACCAGCAATCGGGAAATCGAAGAAACTTTACAGGCTTACCGGGATGGAACCCTGGTTAAATCCTGATAAATATCGTTGTCCAGAAATAAAAAAAGCACCTGAGGAAAGATTCCAAAGGTGCTTTTTTGCAGGTTACAGTGGCTGGTTAGTTAACCACGGTAATGGTGCTTAATAACCACATGAGTGCGACGGAGCCAAAAGTCAGGATCAGCCCCCAAATAATTGCTGTTTTACCATTCATTATTCCACTCCTCTTGGTTTAAGCTGCGCATAGTAGTCAGCCAGACCCTGAATCTCTTCATCTGTCAGGTCTTTGGCAAACTGTGCCATGCCGGAGACCACGTCGTTATTACGTGAACCGTCACGGTATGCTTCCATATAACGGACAAACATGCGTGGACTCAGGTTGGTCAGAGCAGGAGTCTCATTTAAACCGCCTTCACCGTGAGCACCGTGACATGATGCGCATGGAACGATCATTCGAGAGTTATCCCCTTTGTTCGCAAGACGAACAATGCCCGGATCCACTTCAGTGTCTTTGGCAACATATTGTGCATAAGGCAGAGGCTGAGCCGCATAGTAAGCCGCCATGTCCGCCATCTGCTGATCGCTGTAGATCTGCATCAGGTGAACCATAATGTCCGACTTGTGATCGACATTGAAACGGCCTGATTTATAGTCTTTCAGCATTTTGTAGGTATAAACCGGATTTTGTCCCGCAAGACTAGGCGTTGCCTGCGTCATGTTTTTACCTTCAACACCGTGACAGGTATAGCAGTAACCCTGTTCGACCAGCTTTTGACCGGCGTCAACACTGCCTTGCGGCATCTGATTTTTAGTATCCAACCACTCTTTCATTGTCCAAGGTTCTGACTGTGGAGCATGTCCACTCGCAAATGCCGTACTGACACTTAGAACACTTAATCCAGTGGCGATTAATAAAGCTTTAATTTTCATGAATCGTCTCCTGTACCAATTATTCAAAGATGTCGCGACGGAAAGCGCGCTGCCAGTTCATTGCCAGAGAGGCACGAATATGATGCAGGGCTTCGTTATCCAACTCAGTGGACTGATGTCCATACTGTTTGACGATCTTGCCATCTTTAACACGGAAGGTATCGGTAATGGTCATACCGTAGTCTTCACCTGTCAGAGCGACACAGTTATTGGTATACAGAGGCTGAACAGGCGGCTTGCCTGCAAGCTCGTTAACAATCGACTGTGCTACCGCTTTAGAGTGGTTCGATGCCAGATAACCGGTTTTAACCATTGGCGAGGATTCAGTCGCATCACCGACAACAAAGACATCTTTATCAAGGGTGGAGCGATAATCCATAGGATCAATCGGAACCCACTCGTTGCCTTGAGTCAGACCGGTAGCATGCGCGAATTTACCTGCAGTATGTGCCGGGATAATGTTGATAACATCGGCTTTGATGCGCTCACCGTCTGCGGTAACAAGCGTATTGTTCGCGGCATCCAGTTGAGTTACTTTGCCGCCTTTTTCCATCGGAATCCATTCGATCATGGCATCTTTGGTTCCGTATCCACGTGCTTTGGTCCAGTAGTCCAGATAGTGCTTACGGAAGGTAAAGCTGTTTTTGGAATCCAAAATCAGGATTTTTGCCGTCGGGTTATGACGTGTCAGCCACTCAGAGATAAAGCTGGCGCGCTCATAAGGTGCCGGCGGACAACGATACGGCATCGGAGGCGAGGAGATTGCGACCACGCCACCTTGCGGCATAGAGTGGATCTGCTCACGCAGTTTTAGAGTCTGCGGGCCGGCTTTCCACGCATGTGGGAAATCGCCTTCCGCCAGCTCTTTGCTGTAACCTTCGATGTCGCTGAACTTATAGTCAGGACCTGGAGCAACAATCAGCTTGTCATAAGCGATTGCGCCGGAGTTCTTGGTCTTGACCTTTTTCGCACTGTAATCGATGTCAGTTGCCAGATCTTCGATAACATTGACCGCGTAACGGGACTTGATGTTTTCGTAGTTCACCGTTAACTCTTCGATTGACGTGAAGTCGTTCAAAACTTCATTTGAACCCGGACAGAAAATATATTCTTTATTCGGTTCGATAATGGTGATCTTGACGTTCTTATCCAAGATACGAAGATATTTAGCGGCCGAAACCCCACCGATACCGCCACCAACGATGACGATATGCGGAGCCGATTTTGACCAGGCTTCTTTTGATGCCCCGAACAGTCCTAAGCTCAGACCTGCAGCACCAAAACGCTTCATTAATTCACGGCGTGTTAGGTTATTCATTACTGGCCTCCTTTAAGGACATCTTCTTCTTTCCATGGACGATCTGTTTGCGCGGCGAAGTAATCCGCCATGCGCTCGATTTCAGCGTCCGTAAAGACTTTAGCTACGTGGTTCATAACAATGGATGGACGAACTTCGTTTTTGAAGTCCTGCATCAACTTGATAAAAACATCACGTGGAATCCCTGCTAGAGGTGGCATGGATTCATCGTAGAAACGTCCAAGCGTACCGTGACAGGCTGAACAGTTGTCGCCCAGCATTTTCCCAGGAATCTGCGGATCACTTGCAAATTCTTCCGGTGGAATCAGTGCTCCAGAAGCCTGGGCAGATGTCACACCGAAGAATGCTGAAGCAGTGATGAGTCCGATCATTAGCGATTTTTTCATTTATTTGCTCCTTTATTGTGCCCAGACGTAGAAACCGACTACGAAGAACTGAACGATCCATAGTGCTACGATCCAGATAGAAAGGGTACCCAGTTTGTTAACTGTTGCACCTGGAGTGTAAACACCGACGGTCTGTCCTGATTTCCAAGCGATGGTCAGGAAGTAGCTCAGTACAACACCACCAACGATTGCGAAAGTCAGGAAGAACAGGCCGGTAGAGTACCAGTCCATAACAATCTTGTAGTCCATGAAGTTGTAGTTAAAGAAGCCGTTAAGAATATCGTAACGAAGCATCTCGCGGGAGATTGCGACAACAAGGCCGATAACCAGCGCCATAGGTAGAGCCATGTAGCTGCAGAATCGCGCTTCGCCTTTCAGACGCAGTTGAGCCCATAGTGCGTAACCGATTACGGCAACGCCACCCAGGATGCCCCATACAGAAGTTGCGAAGTTACCTGCTGTTTCCGGCAGTGTCGCCATCCATGCAACATACAGAACGGTAGAGATAACAGAACCGACTTTGATCCATTTTTTACCGACTTCAGCAGCCCAGTTCAGGTAGTCGTGATCGGCATCTTCACGAACCGACTTAAAGCGACGGTAAGTAACCAGCATTGCTCCTGTTACCGGAATTGCCATGCTGATGAAGAACGCATAACGCCAGATGTTGTAGGCATGCAGCTGAGTACCGGAATAGTCCAGTTTGCCGTTTTGCATGTACCACTCTTTCCACAGTTCAGGGTGCAGGATCTGTGACGTCAGGCTGTGCATAATGAAACCGACGACCAGCATCAGAATCAGGCTGGTAATCATCGACCAGCGAGATTTAGGCTGAACGGTTTTATCCTGGTTTTTACCATTCTGGAAATAGTAGTAGTACATCGCCCAGTAGGCCAAAATCAGAATAACGATAAAGGCGATAACCCAGTCAGCAGACAGTACGTTTGAGGTGTACCAGTGCGGATCGTAGACAACCTGAACAAACAGCAGCGGTGCAACACCGACTACGATGGCTACGGAAACCGATACTTTAGCGATCTCCAGCATGGCAGCACCCAGGCGACGCCAGTATGCATTGTTGTTGAAAGCGCCATATAGAGTAATGGCGGAAGTACCCAGCATTAACTGCACGAACAGAATATGCAGGGCAAAGGTTAGAACACCTAGACCGATAAAAATAATCGGAAAGGTCGGGATCCCTGCAGGGTTGCGCAGGGCATACATCATCTCAGTAACTTGAGCGACTTGTTGAGCATCCATTATTTGCCCTCCTGTAGATCAACGGCAGCAACTGTGTCTTGAGCTTTTTGCTCGGCCAGAGCGCGTTCGCGTTGTTCAATTTCAGTATCGATAGCTGCGGTTACCGCCGCTTGACCACCGTCATTGTTCAGCACCAGATAGGCGGCCAAAGCTTCCGCTTCGGAATCCAGCATCGGCATTTTCGGCATATAGGCGATATTACCGGTTGTCAGAACCCCTTTAACGTATTGAGCAACACGTTCCTGAGAGACGCCTTCAGGGAAGTAGCGGTGCAACGGACGAATACCGGTTTCACTCGGAGAGTGACAGTTCGAGCAGTAGGTCATTGCGATGAATTCACCTGCCTGAATCTTATTGCCATCGTTTACTTCTTTCAGGTGGTCAGGAGTAAATGGATGTGCTTGCAGAATACCGACTTTTTCGATTGTCGGAAGCTGGGATTTGATATCCATACCTGGAACGTCTTTACCGATTACCTGGTTAGAGTACACATATTGACCGGCAACCCAAGGCTTACGCATGGATTCACGAGCCGTCTCTTCAGGCCATAGACCTGCGACCAGGATAATGATTGTCATCGCACCGGCAAAACCTTGAACGATCATTTGCGGACGAAGCATGGTGATAATGAAGTAAGCCAGAGTACCGGCAAGTACAATCATAATACTAGACTGGAAGTAGTCTGGAAGACGGTTTTCCATAACCAGTAGTGCTTGATCCGGAACCGAAGTCAGGTACCACTGGAACATCGACGCACCGATCAGGGTTGAGATAATCCCCAGCCAACCCAGTTTACGAGCCATCTCTTTTTTGAAGGCAGGGTCTTTGATTCCGGCAATGACGATACCACCTACTACAGCGGTCATGGTGAACATGAATGCCATACGCATACCCAGTTGCGCGAAAGTGTTGGTTCCGTAGAAACCGTTCAGGTAACCACCGTCTGCGAACCATTGTTCTTTACCAGGTACCATCATGAATGACAGGATACCGACGATAATCAACATAGTGGCCAGTGACGCCATACCGAAAATTACCGAAATTTTCATGTGCGTACGTTTATCGACGCGGCCAACCAGGTAAACAATCATGTAAACCCCGACAACCTCGATCACGAAGAAGACCCACTCAGTCGCCCATTTCCATACAAATGAGTGAATTAGGGCGCCGATTCCGTTCGGGCTAGCGACGGTTGTGGAGTACCAGATCCCCGGACCGGTAATGGAACCGGCAACATAGGTGAAGACCAGTAAGAAAAGACCGTACTTCTTAACGAAGTCTAGAAGGTCTTCACGGTCTTCGCGGTAGGCTTTATGTGAAAGATAAGCGAAGAGCATGGCTGCACCAACAGAAGTGTGGGAGGCCAGTACGTGGAAAGTTGCAATCAATGCAACAACCCAACCGGATCCCACTGTTGGTTCATACCAAGTCGGATAGAGGCTAATCAAGTCCATGATATTTATCCTTGAGTCAAAGTTTACAATTTAGTGCAAAGCGCACTATTGAGGAGGCTATTGTAAAAGTGCCATGGTTGTTTTTTAAAACTAAAAAGTTTTATTGATGAGTATATAAGTAAACTTATATGGCAGGCATTACTTACGTAAATGCGTAAAATTACGACACTTTTATGAACCGAGTTTAGACAAAAGTATCTGATATATGCAATACAGAAAGAGAGAGTAATTGAGTTGTTACGAATAAATCGGAGAGAAACCTGTGTCAGGTCAAAAAAAAGGGTGTTTTTTAAGAGGTTTTACCAAGTAAATTTTAATTACTCAGTGAAAGACCCTTGTAAATCAGGGTCTTTCTGCTTGGAAGGAAGCTTAGAAATTAAAGATTTTTTTCGGTTGGTTGTTGCTTAAATATTGCATATCCGTCTCGAAAAGCGATTCTGTGCTGAACTGGTTATCGCTGACACGGGTAATGACTTCGGCTTCCATTGCAGGAGATTCACCGCAGATAACAGCCAGACGACCACCGATATTCAGTTTCTGTTTGAATGTTTCCGGAATTTCAGCAACAGCACCAGTCAGAACGATGACATCGTATTGTTTGTTGTCGGCCCAGTCCTGACTGGCATCACCGATATGGAAGTTGATGTTGTCGAATTCTTTAAGACGGGTCTTAGCGGTTTCCTGCAATGATTTATGCAGTTCAACGGTGGTCACTTCGCGGCCCAGAGAGGCCAGAAGAGCGGTCAGATAGCCGCTACCGGTACCGATTTCCAGAATGCTGTCGTCTTCATTGATTTCAAGGGCTTGAAGAATTTTTCCTTCCACTTTAGGCGCCATCATGAATTCGCCTTCGCCGATCGGAAGTTCGATGTCGCTATAAGCCAAAGCTTGCTGCGACTCGCTGACAAAATGGTGGCGAGGAGTGTCCATCAACAGATCAAGAACTTTAGGGTCTAAGACGTCCCATGGACGGATTTGCTGTTCAACCATAAAAAAACGGGCTTGATCTAAATTCATAAGAAAGTCCTTTAAGTTACGTCGTTAGCGCTGGCTTTCAAGCGAACCCAGATCCACTACGACCGAAAAATTTAACTGCAAGATTATAGCGAATTATTTGGGTTTAATAAAAAGATTTTGTCTGAGTCGATGTCTG
The genomic region above belongs to Thiomicrorhabdus xiamenensis and contains:
- a CDS encoding c-type cytochrome; its protein translation is MKKSLMIGLITASAFFGVTSAQASGALIPPEEFASDPQIPGKMLGDNCSACHGTLGRFYDESMPPLAGIPRDVFIKLMQDFKNEVRPSIVMNHVAKVFTDAEIERMADYFAAQTDRPWKEEDVLKGGQ
- a CDS encoding c-type cytochrome, with amino-acid sequence MDLISLYPTWYEPTVGSGWVVALIATFHVLASHTSVGAAMLFAYLSHKAYREDREDLLDFVKKYGLFLLVFTYVAGSITGPGIWYSTTVASPNGIGALIHSFVWKWATEWVFFVIEVVGVYMIVYLVGRVDKRTHMKISVIFGMASLATMLIIVGILSFMMVPGKEQWFADGGYLNGFYGTNTFAQLGMRMAFMFTMTAVVGGIVIAGIKDPAFKKEMARKLGWLGIISTLIGASMFQWYLTSVPDQALLVMENRLPDYFQSSIMIVLAGTLAYFIITMLRPQMIVQGFAGAMTIIILVAGLWPEETARESMRKPWVAGQYVYSNQVIGKDVPGMDIKSQLPTIEKVGILQAHPFTPDHLKEVNDGNKIQAGEFIAMTYCSNCHSPSETGIRPLHRYFPEGVSQERVAQYVKGVLTTGNIAYMPKMPMLDSEAEALAAYLVLNNDGGQAAVTAAIDTEIEQRERALAEQKAQDTVAAVDLQEGK
- a CDS encoding protein-L-isoaspartate O-methyltransferase family protein; the protein is MNLDQARFFMVEQQIRPWDVLDPKVLDLLMDTPRHHFVSESQQALAYSDIELPIGEGEFMMAPKVEGKILQALEINEDDSILEIGTGSGYLTALLASLGREVTTVELHKSLQETAKTRLKEFDNINFHIGDASQDWADNKQYDVIVLTGAVAEIPETFKQKLNIGGRLAVICGESPAMEAEVITRVSDNQFSTESLFETDMQYLSNNQPKKIFNF
- a CDS encoding FAD-dependent oxidoreductase; the protein is MNNLTRRELMKRFGAAGLSLGLFGASKEAWSKSAPHIVIVGGGIGGVSAAKYLRILDKNVKITIIEPNKEYIFCPGSNEVLNDFTSIEELTVNYENIKSRYAVNVIEDLATDIDYSAKKVKTKNSGAIAYDKLIVAPGPDYKFSDIEGYSKELAEGDFPHAWKAGPQTLKLREQIHSMPQGGVVAISSPPMPYRCPPAPYERASFISEWLTRHNPTAKILILDSKNSFTFRKHYLDYWTKARGYGTKDAMIEWIPMEKGGKVTQLDAANNTLVTADGERIKADVINIIPAHTAGKFAHATGLTQGNEWVPIDPMDYRSTLDKDVFVVGDATESSPMVKTGYLASNHSKAVAQSIVNELAGKPPVQPLYTNNCVALTGEDYGMTITDTFRVKDGKIVKQYGHQSTELDNEALHHIRASLAMNWQRAFRRDIFE
- a CDS encoding c-type cytochrome, which translates into the protein MKIKALLIATGLSVLSVSTAFASGHAPQSEPWTMKEWLDTKNQMPQGSVDAGQKLVEQGYCYTCHGVEGKNMTQATPSLAGQNPVYTYKMLKDYKSGRFNVDHKSDIMVHLMQIYSDQQMADMAAYYAAQPLPYAQYVAKDTEVDPGIVRLANKGDNSRMIVPCASCHGAHGEGGLNETPALTNLSPRMFVRYMEAYRDGSRNNDVVSGMAQFAKDLTDEEIQGLADYYAQLKPRGVE